GCGGGTCCCCTCGTGCTGTTTACTGGCGACGACATGAGGAAGATGAAGGTTCATTTCTTCAATCCTGAGACGATGCGGGAACGGAAGTATCAGTCGCAGCATCCTCTGCGCGTCTCTGTTGAACCGCACCACGTCAAAGCCTCCGCTGACGGGACGTTGATCTCTTATGGAGCCGCGGGGGTGCTGATTCTGGAAGACCAGAAGGTCAGCAACCATCCGACGCAGATTCCCTCTCCCTTTGTCCTGCTCCCCAGTGCAGACGGATCAGTCGTGTATACACCACACGGCTTCATGTCGCGACAGATGAATCCCATTAACCGGGACGACCCACGCAGTATTCCCATCCCTTCCGTGCAGCCCGGCTTTTATCTGATGGCAAAAGAACAGCCACAACACAAAACGAAAAAAGAGTTCTACCTCTATTCTAAAGGGGCAAAAACCCCATTGGCTCAATTGACCAGTGTCAACCCGACCCTCAGTGACAGTGAACGCCAAAAGGCTCCCGGTCCGCATGTGATGGCGTTGTCGAAACATTTCCAGTATTTGCCCTTCGAGAATCTATTGATTCAAATCCCCGCCACGAAGCAGAGTCTGATCCTGCACGAGATCAACCTGGAAAATCTGCTGAAACAGTCGGACCAGAACTATCTGTTTGCCGTCTCACACCCGCTGTCAGCAGCCATCCGCGGAAAGCACTGGATCAGCCAGATGGATGTCAGATCGAAACAGGGAGGTGTGAAATATCAACTCGAGGCGGGGCCTGAATGCATGTTTGTTTCTCCCACGGGCCTGCTCTCCTGGCAGGTTCCCGCCGATTTTCCGAAGTCCCGAGTCTCACTGATTCTGTCGATCACAGATTCTTCAGGTCAGCAGTTTTTTCAAACTGATAGACTCAGAGTAAAAGGCCCCAGCCGTCAAATAGAGACAGCCCCCCAGCCTGACTCCTCTCCAGAAAAGACTGTTTCGACACAGAACGCAGATCCAGTTATCGCCAGAAAACCGGACCGTGAGGAACCGCTTACTGCGAGAAAGCCATAACAAGCCTCAGGTATCAACGTCGATGAAACGTTTTTTGTATTAACGGGATGATGGTTTGATCCGCAAAACGCCCAGATATAATCCGGTCATCACAGACAGATTCACCAGAAAAACACTGACAATTACAGCAGCCAGCAGATACATCGATAAAACGGTCAGTGAAAATCGATCCGTGTTATACAGCCCGAAATTATAATAGACGCCCACCAGGTAACTCAGCCCAAAACAGCCAAATACGATTCCCGTAAGGTAGACAGTCCCGACTTTCAGACCAAATTGTGACAGACACCGGCTCCCCGTTGCCCACAGACAGAGCAGCACCAGAAAGATTCCATATACCATTCCACTCACCACACAGATTCCCTGAAACAATAAACCATAAATCAGATCAACACAACTCAGCGATACGCCACAATAAATAACCGCCGAAACGGAAACAGCACCTTACCGTTTTTCTGGAGCGGATAGGCGGGTTTGTAGCGTTCCAGTAATTCTGCTTCGAAGCGGGCACGCTCACGATCATCGGGTAATGCTTCCAGATAAGGTCTGAGCCCCGTCCCTCGAAACCATTCCAGAATTGATTGCACACTCTCCATGATATGGATGTATTTCGTTTCCCAGAGCTCAATCTCGGAACTCAGCGGCGCAAGCAGATCGTAATAAAACGACCGCGATTCAGAGCCCAGCGCCTCCCGGGCCTCTGCGGTCTGCGCATTCCACTCCGGCAGTTCCGAGACTTCCTTGACAAGGTAGTGCAGGGGAGAGTCGTAATGCATCGGCAGTTGTACGGCCAGAGCGCCTCCCGGTTTCAGAAAACTCATCAGCCGGGGAAGGAGAGATTCATGACTTGGCACCCACTGCAGCACCGCATTCGAAAACAGCAGATCATACCTGGTGTCCGGTTTCCAACTGGTAACATCCGACTGGAACCAGTGTATCTCAGGCTGAGACTCTCGCGCAGTTTCCAGCATTTCAGCCGAGCTATCCATACCGCTGAGTTCCGCTTTCGGCCAGCGTTTTGCCAGTACCGCCGTACTGTTGCCAGGGCCACATCCTACATCCACAATCCGTCGGGGTGATTCCAGCCGCAAGCGTGCTGCCAGATCGATGGCAGGCTGCGTCCGTTCACGCTGAAATTTCAAATATTGATCCGCATCCCAGACAGGCATTCCCTGGTTCCTTAAGCAGCCGTTGAAATCAACAAACCCTGATCCCTCAGTGTGTTGTTTCTTCACACAACATCAGGACAATGATAAATGACGGCAGGTTCACTCAGGGTCGGAGTCGAACGCGGAAGGATTCTGAGTCAGTTAAATACCTTTCCATACGGTTTCATCGTGGAATAGCCTTCAATCTGATTTCAGAAATCGATTCAATCGACATCACCCAGAACATTTCGAATTTTCTGAGCTAAGAGACCGATCTTCGCCGGTTTTTGGACCAATTCATAATCGTTGATATCTTGCAGAACTTCTCCCGTCATCCCGGACAAGTAGAGGACTTTCAATTCAGGATCCTGTTGCGTTAACTGTTTTGCCAGTTGCTGTCCATTCATATCCGGCATGTTAAAGTCAGTCAATAACAGTGAGATTTTGCCTATATGGGATCTGGCCGCCTGAATGGCCTTACTCGGACCTAAGGCCTTGATGACTGAATATCCTAATTTTTCCAGTAACGCTGAGACAACGGTAAGCACTGATTCCTCATCATCACAGACCAGAAGCGTTTCGGTGCCGCCTGTAATCGGATCTTGGGAAGCAGGGGGAGCAACACTTTGCGCGTCTATTGTTTTTCCTTGATCCTGGGGGAGATAGATTCGGAACTCGGTTCCTGCTCCCAGTTGACTCTCCACCGAGATAAATCCACCGTTATTAGAAATATCTCTGAATACTGTGGAAAGACCAAGTCCGGTCCCCATCTCTGCAGGTTTGGTTGTGAAGAATGGTTCAAAAACCTGCTCTACTGTTTCCGCGGACATCCCGCAACCATTATCAATCACGCAAAACCGTGAATAGGATCCGGGAAGTGTCCCATATTCACGAGAAATCTGATCTTCAGTAAGGAGAACATTCTTCGTACTGATTATCAGAGTCCCCCCTTCAGGCATCGCATCACGCGCATTGACCACCAGATTCATTAAGGCCTGTTCGATTTCAGCTTCGTCTGCCCAGGCAGGTTTCGTATTCGGGTCCAGGCTTAGCCTTAGAATAATTGTTTCTCCCAAAATCCGCTGGAACATATTCTGATTGCCAGCGATCATCGTGTTCAGATTAATCCAGGAGGTATTTGGCTCTTTCTTTCGGCCAAAAGCCAGCATCTGCTTTATCAGGTCGGTAGCACGCTCACCGGAATTTTTGATTTCCTGCAAGGGGCCTCGATACTCTTCAGGCAACTCGTTTTCCGGTGTCAGCTGCAGTAGCTCCGCATTCATATTAATACCCACGAGAATATTATTGAACTCGTGAGCCACTTCAGCCGCTAATTGTCCGATGGCTTTCATTTTCTGACCATGCTGCAGCTGAATCTGCAGTTGCCGATTGAGTTCCATGGCATGTTTCTGTTCGGTCAGGTCCTTAAACATGACTAGCAGTAATGGTTCCCCGGCAGTTTGAATCAAACAGGAATAACATTGGATAGATCGTTTTTTACCGCTTTTGATCTGAAGTAATGATTCCTGATCGTAACCCATTCCTTCCGTTCGCGCAATTCTGACGATTTCCTCCCAGTGTGCTTTATCAGAAAATAAATTGAGTTCATGAATGGTTTTTCCAATAACTTCCGCACGTGCATACTGCGTTGTCTTTAGAAAAGACTCATTCACATCACGCAATTGTTCTGTATCAAAATTAATGATCACCTGGCCCAGTGGATTCAGATCAAAAATCTTGGAAAACCGTTCCTCAGATATTTGTAATGCGTTTTCATTTTTTTTACGGACGATTTCATTCCGATGTGCTCTGAATAGAGTCCCACCGGTAACAAGCAGGGGTTTAATAAATTCGACAAATTCTTCATTGTACCCGGTTGGTCGGTTTGCAATAACCGCCACTCCCGTCAGATCTCCCTGTGAGTAAATCGGCAGGCTGAGACAAGAACTCATCCTCTCTTCAAACAGTTCTTCCGCCAGTCTGCCGAGTTGTGGTACTTCAGTGGGCTGACTGAAAATAACCTCTTCTCCAGTTCTCATAATCTGGTCAAACAATGCTTTCAGAGAACCGGATTCCTGTTTCGTTGAAAGTGTGACGGTGTGAAATTCCGTCAATTCTATGTGGGGAGACAGACACTTGCTGGCTCGAATATTCAGACAGGGGGAGCCTGATTCTGTCTTCTGAACATCAGCAATGAATCCGAACTCGCTGTCTGAAGTCCTCAATAGTGTCAGTAACAGGTCTTCAAATACCTGGTCAGACTCTGAATCGACAATGTAATGCTCCAGCAGGTTTCGAATGGATTCAATCAAATGAAACGAGGTGCGCAATTCCTCTTCATACAACACCTGTCGGGTGATATCGGTTCGAACACCGGCAATCCCACCTCCTGCTGTTTTTTGTTCCGAGATCAGTAACCAGCGACCATTTCCTAATTTTTGCCGATGACTTCCTTTCGGATTCTGGTGCTGTTTCACACGCTCCTGGATCCACTCTTCTTCTCTCCCTACAGCATCCACGATTTGCCCTCGATGGGCCGAGATTCGGATATGATCTTCAAACCGTTGTCCGGGAGTCAAAAGGTCTGCGCTTTCCACATAGAATTCGCGGAACTTGGAATTACACATTACGAGCCGGTCGTCGGCATCATAAAGCGCGAATCCTTCCGTCAGAGATTCGATGGCCTCTGTCAACTGGACACGCAATCGATGAGATTCCTCTTCGCTTTTCTGCAGGTTCTGTTCGACCTGCGCGTGTTCGATTGCAATCGCTGCCAGATACACTGCCTGTTCAATGAGCTGCAGGTGAAATTGACTTGGCTTACAGGGTTTATGGTAGTAAATGGCAAAGGTACCCAGAACGGCTCCCGTTGAGGAGCGAATCGGTGTCGACCAGCAGGCGCGCAGATCATAGATTAACGCCAGTTCTTTAAAGTCTTTCCACAAAGGATCGTTTGCAATATCTGCGACGACAATCTGTTGATTTAGATACGCGGCAGTCCCACACGATCCTATATTCTGACCAATTTTTATACCATTAATGCTACGAATATAATCTTCAATGCTACGAATATAATCTTCTGGCAAATTGGGGGCGGCACCATGTCTGAGTTGATTTTCGTCATCCAAAAGCAGAATTGAACAGATCATTTCTTTGCTGTTCGTTTCGATATATTCCACCAGCGTATTCAAGGTAGCCTTGAGAGAGACCCCTTTGCTGATCAGCTCCAGAATAATTTTGATATCAGGTAATACATTTAAGGACTTTTGTTCTGCAAGAACCTCGATACCATCATCATTCATCTGGATGTTTCCAATAACTTAGTAATAGAAAAGCTACGGACAAAACACATTTTCGTTTTCAGACGGGTCAGTATTGATAGCCATCATTAATGGGTGCTTTATAGTAAATCATCAGACACATCACGGCAATCCTATCCTTGAGCGAATCAAATTTAACCAGAGCGTTTCTCAATCGAATATACTCCGTCCAAATGGACCTGGAGACGCTATAGTAAAACTGGACACAGTCTAAACTGATTTAAGAAAATTTCGAGAGCAGTATTTTCTGTGCTTTATTAAGCAATTAAACTGAGCACCCGCCACACCGATCAAATGAGGCTTTTTGCCTACAGGAGCATTCATCCAGCGCAGGTTCCCGGAGTCGTACCAGCAGACTGCAAATACCGTGGGAAAGAAAAGAATATACCGCCCGTGGAGGAGGCAATCGCTTAATAGTGTCGCTCACCACTCATGAATGGGGACTATTTTTAGCTCAGAAACCGTACCGCTCTCCGATACCCAGACCGTAAAGATATCTTCCGTTTTCTTCTCATCGCGCTCCAGAATTTCTTTAAAGTTCACTCCCCAGGCCTTCATCGATTGGATTTTCCCATCTGCATCCACACTCAACGGAAATTCGATCGCTCGGCAATCCGCAAACTCAAATTGAGCTGGTTTCGTCCCCGGAGTGACTTTTATTTTCTGCTGCAGTTTCTCAAACGCCGCGCGCCCTCGTTCCTCAATCTGCTGTTGAGTGAGCGTGTTCTGCTCTTTTTTATTATCGGGTAGTTTGAGTTTCAGAATGGAACACAGCCACAGCCTATGCTTACGGATAAGATAAGTATCGAACTGATATAAATCCGGAGCAATTACTTTCCCCCGGGCTGTCACCACGGCCCGATACTCGAGAGGAGGCCCCGAAGAACCGCCATAATTCGGGGAAAGTTCCCAGTTCACATGCCATCGATAGCCAATCTGTTTCTTTGAAACGAGACTGGCCCCTCGATCGGAAAAATGGAAATCCGGATCCAGACGCAGATTAATCAGCGATGTGAACGCTTTGTCTGGCTTCGTACGTTGAATCACCTTCGCCACCGGTACCACGTCATTCAATTCGACTGGCGGCGAATCCGGCTCATTAATAATGCGTTCAGGGTACGCGATCATCAGTGTCCCGACTGAACGAGATGTTTTCAGATCTGCATCAGGAATCAGTTCAGCGACCGATAAATTCGGGCCCAAGAAAAGTAACCACCGTCTCAGCATCGGATCAACATCT
The sequence above is a segment of the Gimesia algae genome. Coding sequences within it:
- a CDS encoding GAF domain-containing protein, coding for MNDDGIEVLAEQKSLNVLPDIKIILELISKGVSLKATLNTLVEYIETNSKEMICSILLLDDENQLRHGAAPNLPEDYIRSIEDYIRSINGIKIGQNIGSCGTAAYLNQQIVVADIANDPLWKDFKELALIYDLRACWSTPIRSSTGAVLGTFAIYYHKPCKPSQFHLQLIEQAVYLAAIAIEHAQVEQNLQKSEEESHRLRVQLTEAIESLTEGFALYDADDRLVMCNSKFREFYVESADLLTPGQRFEDHIRISAHRGQIVDAVGREEEWIQERVKQHQNPKGSHRQKLGNGRWLLISEQKTAGGGIAGVRTDITRQVLYEEELRTSFHLIESIRNLLEHYIVDSESDQVFEDLLLTLLRTSDSEFGFIADVQKTESGSPCLNIRASKCLSPHIELTEFHTVTLSTKQESGSLKALFDQIMRTGEEVIFSQPTEVPQLGRLAEELFEERMSSCLSLPIYSQGDLTGVAVIANRPTGYNEEFVEFIKPLLVTGGTLFRAHRNEIVRKKNENALQISEERFSKIFDLNPLGQVIINFDTEQLRDVNESFLKTTQYARAEVIGKTIHELNLFSDKAHWEEIVRIARTEGMGYDQESLLQIKSGKKRSIQCYSCLIQTAGEPLLLVMFKDLTEQKHAMELNRQLQIQLQHGQKMKAIGQLAAEVAHEFNNILVGINMNAELLQLTPENELPEEYRGPLQEIKNSGERATDLIKQMLAFGRKKEPNTSWINLNTMIAGNQNMFQRILGETIILRLSLDPNTKPAWADEAEIEQALMNLVVNARDAMPEGGTLIISTKNVLLTEDQISREYGTLPGSYSRFCVIDNGCGMSAETVEQVFEPFFTTKPAEMGTGLGLSTVFRDISNNGGFISVESQLGAGTEFRIYLPQDQGKTIDAQSVAPPASQDPITGGTETLLVCDDEESVLTVVSALLEKLGYSVIKALGPSKAIQAARSHIGKISLLLTDFNMPDMNGQQLAKQLTQQDPELKVLYLSGMTGEVLQDINDYELVQKPAKIGLLAQKIRNVLGDVD
- the tam gene encoding trans-aconitate 2-methyltransferase; translation: MPVWDADQYLKFQRERTQPAIDLAARLRLESPRRIVDVGCGPGNSTAVLAKRWPKAELSGMDSSAEMLETARESQPEIHWFQSDVTSWKPDTRYDLLFSNAVLQWVPSHESLLPRLMSFLKPGGALAVQLPMHYDSPLHYLVKEVSELPEWNAQTAEAREALGSESRSFYYDLLAPLSSEIELWETKYIHIMESVQSILEWFRGTGLRPYLEALPDDRERARFEAELLERYKPAYPLQKNGKVLFPFRRLFIVAYR